One Ethanoligenens harbinense YUAN-3 genomic window carries:
- the mnmA gene encoding tRNA 2-thiouridine(34) synthase MnmA has translation MTPALPLAGKTVLAAMSGGVDSSVTAALLKEQGASVIGITLNVWPEEENPCARSCCSVTDVDDARAVCNVLGIPHYVLNTQADFKRGVIDYFAAEYLRGRTPNPCIACNARVKFTAMLRKADEFQADFIATGHYARILRDAGGCRLVRAADARKDQTYVLYMLTQTQLGRILFPCGGYEKPQIRALAKAFGLPTFQKTDSQDLCFIGRGGYTGFLRENCAGLLRPGNIVDESGQVLGRHDGVYRFTIGQHKGLGAFSEKKLYVLSIDAARAEVRVGENAALFAAGALVGGTHRILPGALEDGARVQAKIRYNAPAVPATLHTVENGALRLLFDEPQRAVTPGQAAVFYDGDTVLGGGTIERPV, from the coding sequence ATGACTCCCGCCCTCCCACTCGCGGGAAAAACCGTGCTGGCCGCTATGAGCGGCGGGGTGGACAGTTCCGTCACGGCCGCCCTGCTCAAAGAACAGGGTGCCAGCGTAATCGGCATCACCCTCAATGTCTGGCCGGAAGAGGAGAACCCCTGCGCGCGCAGCTGCTGCTCCGTCACCGACGTGGACGACGCGCGCGCCGTCTGCAACGTGCTCGGCATCCCGCACTACGTCCTCAACACGCAGGCCGATTTCAAGCGCGGCGTCATCGACTATTTCGCCGCGGAATACCTGCGCGGGCGCACGCCCAACCCCTGCATCGCCTGCAACGCGCGTGTGAAGTTTACCGCCATGCTGCGCAAAGCCGACGAGTTCCAGGCCGATTTCATCGCCACGGGACATTACGCCCGCATCCTGCGCGACGCGGGCGGCTGCCGTCTCGTGCGCGCGGCCGACGCACGCAAGGACCAGACCTATGTGCTCTATATGCTCACGCAGACGCAGCTTGGTCGCATCCTGTTCCCCTGCGGCGGATATGAAAAGCCGCAGATCCGCGCCCTTGCCAAAGCGTTCGGCCTGCCCACCTTTCAGAAAACCGACAGTCAGGACCTCTGTTTCATCGGCCGCGGCGGATACACCGGTTTTCTACGCGAAAACTGCGCCGGCCTGCTGCGCCCCGGCAACATTGTGGACGAAAGCGGCCAAGTGCTGGGCCGTCACGACGGCGTCTATCGGTTCACAATCGGGCAGCACAAGGGGCTGGGGGCTTTTTCCGAAAAGAAACTCTATGTGCTCTCCATCGACGCCGCGCGCGCCGAGGTGCGCGTGGGTGAAAACGCGGCGCTGTTCGCGGCGGGCGCGCTGGTGGGCGGCACCCACCGCATACTGCCGGGCGCATTGGAAGACGGGGCGCGCGTGCAGGCTAAAATCCGCTACAATGCGCCCGCCGTGCCCGCTACCCTGCACACGGTGGAAAACGGCGCGCTCCGCCTGCTGTTTGACGAGCCGCAGCGCGCCGTCACGCCCGGGCAGGCCGCCGTTTTTTACGACGGTGATACCGTGCTCGGCGGCGGCACCATCGAACGGCCCGTCTGA
- the nadA gene encoding quinolinate synthase NadA: MELIQEIRRLKAERGAVIVAHNYQIDEVQDIADHVGDSFYLSKICAGSDASTIVFCGVRFMAESAKILSPEKTVLLPEAHAGCPMADSITPEDVRRLKAEHPGAAVVCYINSSVEVKAECDICCTSSNAVRIVRSLKENEVVFVPDQNLGSYVAKQVPEKRFTLFNGCCATHARVTLNELHSARALYPDAPVAVHPECSPEIVNAADFAGSTSEIIDFCRKSDAKRIIIGTEMGILHKLKRDNPEKDFYLLTPRLICTNMKLTSLQSVYRALAENRTQVEVEESIRLRARTCLERMLQA, encoded by the coding sequence ATGGAACTGATTCAGGAAATCCGGCGCCTGAAAGCCGAGCGCGGCGCCGTCATCGTGGCACACAATTATCAGATCGACGAAGTGCAGGACATCGCCGATCATGTCGGCGATTCGTTCTACCTGAGCAAGATCTGCGCCGGATCCGATGCTTCCACCATTGTGTTCTGCGGCGTGCGCTTCATGGCTGAGAGCGCCAAGATCCTTTCTCCCGAAAAGACCGTGCTGCTGCCCGAGGCGCACGCGGGCTGCCCCATGGCCGATTCCATCACGCCCGAGGACGTGCGCAGGCTCAAGGCGGAGCATCCGGGCGCAGCGGTGGTCTGCTATATTAACTCCTCTGTGGAGGTCAAGGCCGAGTGCGACATCTGCTGCACCTCCTCCAACGCGGTGCGCATCGTGCGCAGCCTGAAAGAAAACGAGGTCGTGTTCGTGCCCGATCAGAACCTCGGCAGCTATGTGGCAAAGCAGGTGCCCGAAAAGCGCTTCACGCTGTTCAACGGCTGCTGCGCCACCCACGCGCGTGTGACGTTGAACGAACTGCACAGCGCCCGCGCGCTCTATCCCGATGCGCCGGTTGCCGTGCACCCCGAATGCTCGCCCGAAATTGTGAACGCCGCCGATTTTGCAGGCAGCACCAGCGAAATCATCGACTTCTGCCGCAAAAGCGACGCGAAGCGCATCATCATCGGCACCGAAATGGGCATCCTGCACAAACTCAAACGGGACAACCCCGAGAAGGACTTTTACCTGCTCACCCCACGGCTGATCTGTACCAATATGAAGCTGACTTCGCTGCAGAGCGTTTACCGCGCGCTGGCCGAAAACCGCACGCAGGTCGAGGTGGAGGAATCCATCCGCCTGCGGGCGCGCACCTGTCTGGAAAGGATGTTGCAAGCATGA
- a CDS encoding radical SAM protein — translation MINAKQILSKLVLNEVYKYVDKDPMKNLNKMINWAEKVMTKTSYASMISMFREIAEDPNSNWYKLIERYFTELNKNTQKRFLTNFIVNAGLVGNTIIDKSKAKYDCNVPWAILMDPTTACNLKCTGCWAAEYANSVSLSYEQLASVIEQGKKLGIYMYLFSGGEPLVRKKDLLRLAEENNDCMFLAFTNATLIDEEFAAEVERLGNFAFAISVEGFEEETDMRRGKGTYQAVMNAMDILHRHGIIFGFSTCYHSKNTDVVGSDEWLDLMIEKGCTFGWYFTYMPIGKDAVTDLLARPEQREYMYRQLHKFRGTNPHNGTKPIFLLDFWNDGEYVGGCIAGGRVYLHINANGDVEPCAFIHYSNANIKEQSLLEALQSPLFQEYKKGQPFNENMLRPCPLLDNPEKLRGMVNTSGAHSTQYQDNESAEEVTAKTEEISKEWKETADRIWETNPNNPSQKETVSKSAD, via the coding sequence ATGATAAACGCAAAACAGATTCTCAGCAAACTGGTTCTCAACGAAGTCTACAAATATGTGGATAAAGACCCGATGAAGAACTTGAACAAGATGATCAACTGGGCGGAAAAGGTCATGACCAAAACGTCCTATGCGTCCATGATCAGCATGTTCCGGGAAATTGCGGAAGATCCGAACAGCAACTGGTACAAACTGATCGAGCGCTATTTCACCGAGCTGAACAAAAATACCCAGAAACGCTTCCTGACGAACTTCATCGTGAACGCCGGCCTTGTGGGCAACACGATCATCGACAAGAGCAAAGCCAAATACGACTGCAACGTGCCGTGGGCCATCCTGATGGACCCGACCACAGCCTGCAACCTCAAATGCACCGGCTGCTGGGCGGCGGAATACGCCAACAGCGTCTCGCTGAGTTATGAGCAGTTGGCCAGCGTCATCGAGCAGGGCAAGAAGCTGGGTATTTATATGTACCTGTTCTCGGGCGGCGAACCGCTGGTGCGCAAAAAAGACCTGCTGCGCCTGGCCGAAGAGAACAACGACTGCATGTTCCTCGCTTTCACCAACGCCACCCTCATCGACGAGGAATTCGCCGCCGAAGTCGAGCGCCTGGGCAACTTCGCGTTCGCCATCAGCGTGGAAGGCTTCGAGGAAGAAACCGACATGCGCCGCGGCAAGGGCACCTATCAGGCTGTGATGAACGCCATGGACATTCTGCATCGCCACGGCATCATCTTCGGCTTCTCCACCTGCTACCACAGCAAGAACACCGACGTGGTGGGCAGCGACGAATGGCTCGACCTCATGATCGAAAAAGGATGCACCTTCGGCTGGTACTTCACATACATGCCCATCGGCAAAGATGCCGTTACCGATCTGCTGGCGCGTCCGGAGCAGCGCGAATATATGTACCGCCAGCTGCACAAATTCCGCGGCACCAACCCGCACAACGGCACCAAGCCTATTTTCCTGCTCGATTTCTGGAACGACGGCGAATATGTGGGCGGCTGCATCGCCGGCGGCCGCGTCTATCTGCACATCAACGCCAACGGCGATGTGGAGCCCTGCGCTTTCATCCATTATTCCAACGCGAACATCAAGGAACAGAGCCTGCTGGAAGCACTCCAGTCCCCGCTCTTCCAGGAATATAAAAAAGGCCAGCCGTTCAACGAGAACATGCTGCGTCCCTGCCCGCTGCTGGATAACCCCGAAAAACTGCGCGGCATGGTCAACACCTCCGGCGCACACTCCACCCAGTATCAGGACAACGAGAGCGCCGAGGAAGTCACCGCAAAAACCGAAGAAATTTCCAAAGAGTGGAAAGAAACAGCCGATCGCATATGGGAAACCAACCCCAACAATCCCAGCCAAAAGGAAACCGTCAGCAAATCTGCGGACTGA